In Haliotis asinina isolate JCU_RB_2024 chromosome 15, JCU_Hal_asi_v2, whole genome shotgun sequence, one DNA window encodes the following:
- the LOC137266060 gene encoding E3 ubiquitin-protein ligase TRIM56-like isoform X1: MSEPQDNVDIGALKDTFLECPVCVEHFNQTDRRPRLLHSCLHAFCTQCLQQLLAKEGKGQITCPLCRQVHKIPGNPDTLPVDPVRAKLVDFVQIKKEGKAPCTDCPEGSTAESRCQECSVYLCKECAYVHRRHRLTHDHPVISLSGVLEQPLNTFAKGHFCTHHPKHQLEFYCASDETLCCLSCTVVEHKGHDFQKLDEAAERRQRELEASMRAVNTNAQQLRQRRLSEERRQTAIAQAQVKAKSDVNAHFAKLTNILNERESHLVGDIDERSSRMLSLSEKEVEAIDQTLAVTESTETYFTQAKEKADVVEILQMYPAIKRSLDAAADGPGQGGLTAPEIVVTFIPTNGNVVEKLGSEVGCVSESTDTQNENDQLLQCLDEVFDAALKYKTKKKLIDHFEKKSYSNERETCAICENYIVDAKGIWCGHRFCKICIDQVLSKQTNCPVCNTNGVHVNYYEECCEEYDGQHQNDYCEEYDGQVGFIVPLLQCFLN, translated from the exons ATGTCAGAACCACAAGACAATGTGGACATAGGTGCCCTTAAGGACACATTCCTGGAATGTCCTGTGTGTGTGGAACATTTCAACCAGACTGACCGACGTCCTCGTCTCCTCCACTCTTGCCTCCACGCCTTCTGTACACAGTGTCTTCAGCAGCTGCTTGCCAAGGAGGGGAAAGggcagatcacttgtccgttatGTCGCCAAGTCCACAAGATCCCAGGAAATCCTGACACTTTGCCCGTGGATCCGGTCAGAGCAAAACTTGTAGATTTTGTGCAGATCAAAAAGGAAGGAAAAGCGCCTTGCACAGACTGCCCCGAAGGAAGTACAGCAGAGTCAAGATGCCAGGAATGTTCTGTATATCTGTGCAAGGAATGCGCATATGTACACAGGCGTCATCGGCTGACACACGACCATCCCGTCATATCCCTGAGTGGTGTGCTGGAACAGCCCCTGAACACGTTCGCCAAGGGCCACTTCTGCACACATCATCCGAAACACCAGCTGGAGTTCTATTGTGCTAGTGATGAAACGCTGTGTTGCCTTTCCTGCACAGTTGTGGAACATAAAGGCCACGACTTCCAGAAACTAGATGAAGCAGCTGAGAGACGACAAAGGGAATTGGAAGCATCGATGAGGGCAGTCAACACAAATGCGCAACAACTGCGTCAGAGGCGACTGTCAGAAGAAAGACGTCAAACTGCTATCGCACAGGCCCAGGTAAAAGCCAAATCTGATGTGAACGCACACTTTGCAAAGTTGACAAATATACTCAATGAAAGAGAATCACATCTAGTAGGGGACATCGACGAAAGAAGTAGCAGAATGTTGTCTCTCTCTGAGAAAGAAGTAGAAGCGATAGACCAAACTCTTGCAGTAACGGAGTCAACTGAAACGTACTTCACACAAGCCAAAGAAAAGGCTGATGTTGTGGAAATTCTTCAGATGTATCCTGCCATCAAGAGAAGTTTGGATGCAGCAGCCGATGGGCCAGGGCAAGGTGGCTTAACGGCACCAGAAATTGTGGTGACATTTATTCCCACAAATGGAAATGTTGTCGAAAAATTGGGATCAGAAGTAGGCTGCGTGAGCGAGTCTACTGACACTCAGAACG aaaatgatCAACTTCTACAGTGTTTAGATGAAGTGTTTGATGCTGCTTTGAAATACAAGACTAAGAAGAAACTTAttgatcattttgaaaagaagtcTTACTCCAATGAAAGAGAAACGTGCGCTATCTGTGAGAATTATATCGTAGATGCAAAAGGGATATGGTGCGGACACCGTTTCTGTAAGATCTGCATTGACCAGGTGCTCAGTAAGCAAACAAATTGCCCAGTGTGTAACACAAACGGT
- the LOC137266060 gene encoding E3 ubiquitin-protein ligase TRIM56-like isoform X2 yields the protein MSEPQDNVDIGALKDTFLECPVCVEHFNQTDRRPRLLHSCLHAFCTQCLQQLLAKEGKGQITCPLCRQVHKIPGNPDTLPVDPVRAKLVDFVQIKKEGKAPCTDCPEGSTAESRCQECSVYLCKECAYVHRRHRLTHDHPVISLSGVLEQPLNTFAKGHFCTHHPKHQLEFYCASDETLCCLSCTVVEHKGHDFQKLDEAAERRQRELEASMRAVNTNAQQLRQRRLSEERRQTAIAQAQVKAKSDVNAHFAKLTNILNERESHLVGDIDERSSRMLSLSEKEVEAIDQTLAVTESTETYFTQAKEKADVVEILQMYPAIKRSLDAAADGPGQGGLTAPEIVVTFIPTNGNVVEKLGSEVGCVSESTDTQNENDQLLQCLDEVFDAALKYKTKKKLIDHFEKKSYSNERETCAICENYIVDAKGIWCGHRFCKICIDQVLSKQTNCPVCNTNGVHVNYYEECCEEYDGQHQNDYCEEYDGQHQNDYCEEYDGQ from the exons ATGTCAGAACCACAAGACAATGTGGACATAGGTGCCCTTAAGGACACATTCCTGGAATGTCCTGTGTGTGTGGAACATTTCAACCAGACTGACCGACGTCCTCGTCTCCTCCACTCTTGCCTCCACGCCTTCTGTACACAGTGTCTTCAGCAGCTGCTTGCCAAGGAGGGGAAAGggcagatcacttgtccgttatGTCGCCAAGTCCACAAGATCCCAGGAAATCCTGACACTTTGCCCGTGGATCCGGTCAGAGCAAAACTTGTAGATTTTGTGCAGATCAAAAAGGAAGGAAAAGCGCCTTGCACAGACTGCCCCGAAGGAAGTACAGCAGAGTCAAGATGCCAGGAATGTTCTGTATATCTGTGCAAGGAATGCGCATATGTACACAGGCGTCATCGGCTGACACACGACCATCCCGTCATATCCCTGAGTGGTGTGCTGGAACAGCCCCTGAACACGTTCGCCAAGGGCCACTTCTGCACACATCATCCGAAACACCAGCTGGAGTTCTATTGTGCTAGTGATGAAACGCTGTGTTGCCTTTCCTGCACAGTTGTGGAACATAAAGGCCACGACTTCCAGAAACTAGATGAAGCAGCTGAGAGACGACAAAGGGAATTGGAAGCATCGATGAGGGCAGTCAACACAAATGCGCAACAACTGCGTCAGAGGCGACTGTCAGAAGAAAGACGTCAAACTGCTATCGCACAGGCCCAGGTAAAAGCCAAATCTGATGTGAACGCACACTTTGCAAAGTTGACAAATATACTCAATGAAAGAGAATCACATCTAGTAGGGGACATCGACGAAAGAAGTAGCAGAATGTTGTCTCTCTCTGAGAAAGAAGTAGAAGCGATAGACCAAACTCTTGCAGTAACGGAGTCAACTGAAACGTACTTCACACAAGCCAAAGAAAAGGCTGATGTTGTGGAAATTCTTCAGATGTATCCTGCCATCAAGAGAAGTTTGGATGCAGCAGCCGATGGGCCAGGGCAAGGTGGCTTAACGGCACCAGAAATTGTGGTGACATTTATTCCCACAAATGGAAATGTTGTCGAAAAATTGGGATCAGAAGTAGGCTGCGTGAGCGAGTCTACTGACACTCAGAACG aaaatgatCAACTTCTACAGTGTTTAGATGAAGTGTTTGATGCTGCTTTGAAATACAAGACTAAGAAGAAACTTAttgatcattttgaaaagaagtcTTACTCCAATGAAAGAGAAACGTGCGCTATCTGTGAGAATTATATCGTAGATGCAAAAGGGATATGGTGCGGACACCGTTTCTGTAAGATCTGCATTGACCAGGTGCTCAGTAAGCAAACAAATTGCCCAGTGTGTAACACAAACGGT